The following are encoded together in the Triticum dicoccoides isolate Atlit2015 ecotype Zavitan chromosome 6B, WEW_v2.0, whole genome shotgun sequence genome:
- the LOC119326603 gene encoding uncharacterized protein LOC119326603 gives MVPASTVTMLSRTWTLETEKYFASRRIKATDRISAKKPVRTAAASLASATDQPLHLHPLRQVLSQSRSFPKSFDTTCALESSILLLDLVKLMGPSPKWPEITESTEPGQKTVDRSDITVRVYRLKLLEYLQKMRTGRMFGPIVAVIHTGEFHKRELPHACVLVWQEKHHDRGSQLTDIDADAPATMPPNTMETTVPMPLKLNSFVR, from the exons ATGGTCCCAGCATCCACTGTGACAATGTTGTCCAGAACATGGACTCTGGAAACTGAAAAGT ATTTTGCTTCCAGGCGCATAAAGGCCACCGATCGGATCAGCGCGAAGAAACCCGTTCggaccgccgccgcaagcctcgccTCAGCAACGGATCAACCTCTGCACCTACATCCACTTCGACAGGTCCTCAGTCAAAGCAG GTCCTTTCCGAAAAGCTTTGATACGACATGTGCGCTGGAAAGCTCCATCTTGTTGTTGGACTTGGTGAAGCTAATGGGCCCGAG TCCAAAGTGGCCTGAAATAACGGAGAGTACTGAACCTGGGCAAAAAACAGTCGATAGGTCTGACATTACCGTTCGAGTGTATCGCTTGAAACTTCTTGAGTACCTACAGAAAATGAGGACAGGGAGGATGTTTGGGCCTATAGTTGCTG TTATCCACACAGGGGAGTTTCATAAGAGGGAGCTGCCGCATGCGTGTGTCCTTGTTTGGCAAGAGAAGCATCATGACCGG GGTTCTCAACTGACTGATATTGATGCTGATGCTCCTGCTACTATGCCTCCTAACACGATGGAAACTACAGTTCCTATGCCACTTAAGCTTAACAG CTTTGTTCGCTAA